The Pseudoalteromonas translucida KMM 520 genome has a window encoding:
- the argS gene encoding arginine--tRNA ligase produces MNIRTILVEKAIAAMTAVGLPADTNPAVTQSTRPQFGDYQINAAMGAAKKMKSNPRELAQKIIDNLDVSDIAEKTEIAGPGFINIHLKPEFLAQSVKAANSDAKLAVNEHANPQKVVVDYSSPNLAKEMHVGHLRSTIIGDAIVRALEFRGDSVVRQNHMGDWGTQFGMLIAHLEDQISQGVDLDTVALADLETFYRDAKKRFDDEEGFADKARNYVVKLQGGDAHCEKLWKLFIATSVKHSEEVYKRLNVTLTQADIMAESAYNAELNDIISLLKDKNIAVESQGAQVVFLDELANKDGEPSAFIVQKSGGGFLYATTDLAACDYRSNKLGADRILIFVDARQSLHFNQVELTARKAGFLRDETSYEFCPFGTMMGADNKPFKTRTGGTVKLADLLEESINRAAIKLAERESDLSEQERSEIARKVGIGAVKYADLSKHRTSDYIFNWDSMLSFEGATAPYLQYAYTRIRSIFRKLDVDTESLNFLLHGFDVRIVEPQEKALALKLLQLEEVLDLMIAEATPHVLCGYLYELASLYMTFYEACPVLKEGVEPSVRDSRLVLCNLVSKTLETGLDLLGIEVMEQM; encoded by the coding sequence ATGAACATTCGTACTATTTTAGTAGAAAAAGCCATTGCCGCTATGACAGCTGTAGGCTTACCAGCAGATACTAACCCAGCAGTTACACAAAGCACTCGTCCACAATTTGGTGACTACCAAATTAATGCTGCCATGGGCGCGGCTAAAAAAATGAAAAGCAACCCACGTGAGCTTGCACAAAAAATTATTGATAACTTAGATGTAAGCGACATTGCCGAAAAAACTGAAATTGCCGGCCCAGGGTTTATTAATATTCATTTAAAGCCTGAATTTTTAGCACAAAGCGTTAAAGCGGCGAACAGTGATGCAAAATTAGCGGTTAATGAACACGCTAACCCACAAAAAGTGGTTGTTGATTACTCATCGCCAAACCTTGCTAAAGAAATGCACGTAGGCCATTTACGCTCAACCATTATTGGTGATGCGATTGTGCGTGCGCTTGAATTTAGAGGCGACAGCGTTGTGCGTCAAAATCACATGGGTGATTGGGGTACACAATTTGGTATGTTGATTGCGCATTTAGAAGATCAAATTAGCCAAGGCGTAGATTTAGATACAGTAGCACTTGCCGATTTAGAAACCTTTTACCGCGATGCTAAAAAACGTTTTGACGATGAAGAAGGCTTTGCCGACAAAGCGCGTAATTATGTAGTTAAATTACAAGGCGGCGACGCGCATTGTGAAAAGCTATGGAAGCTATTTATTGCCACTTCAGTTAAGCATTCTGAAGAAGTATACAAACGCTTAAATGTAACGCTTACACAAGCTGATATTATGGCTGAAAGCGCATACAACGCTGAGCTAAATGACATTATTAGTTTATTAAAAGATAAAAATATTGCCGTAGAGTCGCAAGGCGCACAAGTTGTATTTTTAGATGAACTAGCCAATAAAGATGGTGAACCATCGGCGTTTATCGTACAAAAATCTGGCGGTGGCTTTTTATACGCAACTACAGATTTAGCCGCGTGTGATTACCGCTCAAATAAGTTAGGTGCCGATCGTATCTTAATTTTTGTTGATGCGCGCCAAAGCCTGCACTTTAATCAAGTAGAGCTTACAGCGCGTAAAGCCGGCTTTTTACGCGATGAAACTAGCTACGAATTTTGCCCGTTTGGCACCATGATGGGCGCCGACAACAAACCATTTAAAACCCGTACCGGTGGCACAGTTAAACTTGCCGATTTACTCGAAGAGTCGATTAATCGCGCAGCAATAAAATTAGCAGAGCGTGAGTCTGATCTATCAGAGCAAGAGCGCAGCGAAATTGCCCGCAAAGTAGGTATTGGCGCAGTTAAATATGCCGACCTTTCTAAGCACCGCACTAGTGATTATATTTTCAACTGGGACAGCATGCTAAGCTTTGAAGGCGCAACAGCACCTTACTTACAATACGCTTATACGCGTATACGCAGTATTTTTCGTAAATTAGACGTTGATACTGAATCGCTTAATTTTCTTCTTCATGGTTTTGATGTCAGAATAGTTGAGCCGCAAGAAAAAGCACTAGCGCTTAAGTTACTGCAGCTTGAAGAAGTACTTGATTTAATGATTGCTGAAGCCACACCGCACGTACTATGTGGTTACTTATATGAACTAGCAAGCTTATACATGACCTTCTACGAAGCTTGCCCAGTACTTAAAGAAGGCGTAGAGCCAAGCGTACGTGACAGCCGTTTAGTGTTATGTAATTTGGTTTCTAAAACACTAGAGACGGGATTGGACTTACTAGGCATTGAAGTCATGGAGCAAATGTAA
- the pdxH gene encoding pyridoxamine 5'-phosphate oxidase, whose amino-acid sequence MKLEDIRREYLQNALSEDNLLDDPFKQFETWLEHAVASNLPDPTAMVVATVDDTGQPSQRIVLLKHLDNDGFVFFTNTGSRKAQELKGNNKISLHFPWHPMERQVIVYGEARPLPTSAVAKYFLSRPKESQLAAWASAQSRPVSSRKVLMETFANMKNKFAKGEIPLPDFWGGYCVVPQKIEFWQGGAHRLHDRFMYQRQADNSWQVTRLNP is encoded by the coding sequence ATGAAACTCGAAGATATCCGCCGTGAATACCTGCAAAACGCGTTAAGCGAAGATAACTTGCTTGATGATCCGTTTAAACAGTTTGAAACCTGGCTTGAGCATGCGGTAGCAAGTAATTTACCCGATCCAACCGCTATGGTAGTGGCGACAGTGGATGATACCGGGCAGCCTTCGCAGCGCATTGTACTGCTTAAGCATTTAGATAATGATGGCTTTGTGTTTTTTACTAATACTGGTTCGCGCAAAGCGCAGGAGCTTAAAGGTAATAATAAAATATCGCTGCATTTTCCTTGGCACCCTATGGAACGCCAAGTAATTGTGTATGGCGAGGCTAGACCTTTACCTACCTCTGCGGTGGCTAAGTACTTTTTATCTCGCCCTAAAGAAAGCCAGCTAGCAGCCTGGGCATCAGCACAAAGTCGCCCAGTTTCATCACGTAAAGTGTTGATGGAAACCTTTGCCAATATGAAAAACAAGTTTGCTAAAGGTGAAATTCCTTTACCAGACTTTTGGGGTGGCTATTGTGTTGTACCGCAAAAAATTGAGTTTTGGCAGGGTGGGGCACACCGCCTGCACGACCGTTTTATGTATCAGCGCCAAGCAGACAACAGCTGGCAAGTTACTCGCTTAAATCCATAA
- a CDS encoding TatD family hydrolase has translation MQFIDSHCHLDFSEFDSNRETLINECAAKGVKQFVVPGISLAQSCALLEFKTNFAGVKIAAGLHPYFLNQHQESHIEQLFTFATANKTQLVAIGECGLDRSIENLPKQTFLFEQQIALANQLELPLIVHHRQSHDLIAQSFKRCKPKYGGVIHAFSGSLQQAHYYIKQGFKLGVGGVISYPRAVKTRDVIANINTSHLVLETDSPSMPLCGYQGEINTPLQIVRVFDVLCELKPKQHKEQLATELYDSCCDVFCI, from the coding sequence ATGCAATTTATTGACTCTCATTGCCACCTCGACTTTAGCGAGTTTGACTCAAACCGCGAGACACTCATTAACGAGTGTGCAGCAAAGGGAGTTAAGCAGTTTGTGGTGCCCGGTATTAGTTTGGCCCAATCGTGTGCATTACTTGAATTTAAAACTAACTTTGCAGGCGTAAAAATAGCTGCAGGGCTGCATCCTTACTTTTTAAATCAACACCAAGAATCACACATAGAACAGCTGTTTACATTTGCTACAGCTAATAAAACCCAGCTGGTGGCAATTGGCGAATGCGGTCTAGATCGAAGTATTGAAAACCTCCCCAAACAAACCTTTTTATTTGAACAACAAATAGCACTGGCTAATCAGCTAGAGTTACCGTTAATTGTGCATCATAGGCAAAGTCATGATTTAATTGCGCAGTCGTTTAAGCGTTGTAAGCCCAAATATGGTGGGGTAATTCATGCGTTTTCGGGGTCACTTCAACAAGCTCATTATTATATTAAGCAAGGTTTTAAGCTCGGTGTAGGCGGTGTTATTAGCTACCCGCGAGCGGTTAAAACGCGCGATGTAATTGCCAATATAAATACATCGCACCTAGTGCTTGAAACCGACTCGCCATCAATGCCGCTATGTGGTTATCAAGGGGAAATCAATACGCCGCTGCAAATAGTGCGGGTATTTGATGTATTGTGTGAGTTAAAGCCCAAACAACACAAAGAGCAACTAGCTACAGAGCTTTACGACTCATGCTGTGATGTTTTTTGTATATAA
- a CDS encoding AhpA/YtjB family protein, with translation MKNNHLKNPINASQKKRLVRLLLATACLVLLSWVGINSSFQSHQLLYDSADSTAKSLTKFMALNAKTPLIEKNKPQLNALCNNISKDEFVLSATIYDQQGILIASSDNWQSLHISGQLSESTPGVSKLKTPFIEPVVSDDDRPVGFVSITYLTRAAVTSSHNHFHDLGRQVLLMLVIVCIFTWQFGRGLKIWQVNRYIQKTSQHES, from the coding sequence ATGAAAAATAACCATCTTAAAAACCCTATCAATGCCTCACAAAAAAAACGCTTAGTGCGTTTATTGCTTGCTACTGCCTGCTTAGTTTTACTGAGCTGGGTGGGCATTAATAGTAGTTTTCAAAGCCATCAATTACTTTATGACAGTGCTGATAGTACTGCAAAATCGCTTACCAAATTTATGGCATTAAATGCTAAAACCCCGTTAATTGAAAAAAACAAACCGCAACTTAATGCACTATGTAACAACATAAGCAAAGATGAATTTGTACTTTCAGCCACAATTTACGACCAGCAAGGCATACTTATAGCCAGTAGCGATAATTGGCAATCGTTGCATATTAGCGGCCAGCTATCTGAATCAACTCCTGGAGTTAGCAAACTTAAAACACCATTTATAGAACCCGTTGTAAGTGACGACGACAGACCCGTTGGTTTTGTATCTATTACTTACTTAACCCGTGCGGCAGTTACATCTAGCCACAATCATTTTCATGACTTAGGCCGCCAAGTATTATTAATGTTGGTAATTGTATGTATTTTTACTTGGCAATTTGGCCGTGGCTTGAAAATATGGCAGGTTAATCGTTATATACAAAAAACATCACAGCATGAGTCGTAA
- the serB gene encoding phosphoserine phosphatase SerB: MSQTNMAQPGAEQPLTQLVLNKWFSYQDEVFLPLKKLPNKHQGLFSIAFAGNFTVTHIKAIIDFFAKHNQTVTGLCQYQPDLSLPAALCFYIKQSEQPINPLVLQQFASTLDFQLVQIACPPNLYEPGLLVMDMDSTAITIECIDEIARLANVYDEVASVTALAMAGKLDFSESLNKRVAKLSGIEKSLIDELKNNLPLMPGIKMLCQILKQHQWHLAIASGGFVPFAEQVQTLINLDEVHANVLEFKDNKLTGKVLGTIVDAQQKAVILESLQQQLGLIKSQTVAIGDGANDLKMMAAAGLGVAVHGKAKVVEQAQAAICQGSLLQLLYMLAIPLNSEATV; the protein is encoded by the coding sequence ATGTCGCAAACGAACATGGCACAGCCTGGTGCTGAGCAACCATTAACGCAGTTAGTATTAAATAAATGGTTTAGCTATCAGGATGAGGTGTTTTTACCGTTAAAAAAACTACCTAATAAACACCAAGGCTTATTTAGTATTGCCTTTGCTGGCAATTTTACTGTAACCCATATTAAAGCCATTATAGATTTTTTTGCGAAGCATAATCAAACTGTTACAGGGCTCTGCCAGTATCAGCCTGACTTAAGTTTGCCAGCGGCACTGTGTTTTTATATTAAGCAATCAGAGCAGCCGATTAACCCGTTAGTATTGCAACAATTTGCCAGCACACTTGATTTTCAGCTAGTGCAAATAGCTTGCCCACCCAACTTGTATGAGCCAGGTTTATTGGTAATGGATATGGATTCAACCGCTATTACTATTGAATGCATAGACGAAATTGCACGCTTAGCTAACGTATACGATGAGGTTGCTTCGGTAACAGCACTGGCAATGGCTGGTAAGCTTGATTTTAGTGAGAGCCTAAATAAGCGCGTCGCTAAACTCAGCGGAATTGAAAAAAGCTTAATAGATGAGTTAAAAAATAATTTACCCTTAATGCCTGGTATTAAAATGCTCTGCCAAATACTTAAACAGCATCAGTGGCACTTAGCCATTGCATCGGGTGGTTTTGTACCGTTTGCAGAGCAAGTACAAACGTTAATAAATTTAGATGAAGTACACGCTAATGTGCTTGAATTTAAAGACAATAAGCTCACAGGTAAAGTGTTGGGCACCATTGTAGATGCACAGCAAAAAGCCGTTATTTTAGAGTCATTACAGCAACAGTTGGGGTTAATAAAGTCGCAAACAGTGGCAATTGGCGATGGCGCTAACGATTTAAAAATGATGGCAGCAGCAGGACTAGGTGTAGCAGTACATGGTAAAGCAAAAGTGGTTGAGCAAGCCCAAGCAGCTATTTGCCAAGGCTCGTTATTACAATTGCTGTATATGCTAGCTATACCATTAAATAGTGAGGCTACTGTTTAA